From the Sphingomonas phyllosphaerae 5.2 genome, one window contains:
- a CDS encoding DUF2147 domain-containing protein, whose translation MRIMPSAALALLAAAVPATAFAATPIAGRYVTEDGAGVVTVGPCGASVCGKLTAILKKRPDAKDTDLNNSDPALRSRPVLGMPILSEFKDAGKDWRGKIYDPRNGKTYKSIVAKNADGTLAVKGCIAFFCQTQTWRPAK comes from the coding sequence ATGCGTATCATGCCCTCCGCAGCGCTCGCGCTGCTCGCCGCCGCCGTACCCGCCACCGCCTTCGCCGCGACCCCGATCGCCGGACGCTACGTCACCGAGGACGGCGCAGGCGTCGTCACGGTCGGACCGTGCGGCGCGAGCGTCTGCGGCAAGCTGACCGCGATCCTGAAGAAGCGCCCGGACGCGAAGGACACCGACCTCAACAACTCCGACCCGGCGCTGCGCAGCCGTCCCGTTCTGGGAATGCCGATCCTGTCGGAGTTCAAGGACGCGGGCAAGGACTGGCGCGGCAAGATCTACGATCCGCGCAACGGGAAGACCTACAAGTCCATCGTCGCGAAGAACGCCGACGGCACGCTGGCGGTAAAGGGCTGCATCGCGTTCTTCTGCCAGACGCAGACGTGGCGGCCGGCGAAGTAG
- a CDS encoding 5'-methylthioadenosine phosphorylase (Catalyzes the reversible phosphorolysis of 5'-deoxy-5'- methylthioadenosine (MTA) to adenine and 5-methylthio-D-ribose-1- phosphate), protein MNTQWTIGIIGGSGLYAIDGLEDAEWRTVDTPWGMPSDDILFGRVGAVAIRFLPRHGRGHVHLPGEIPARANIDALKRAGCTDLLAISSVGALQEELPPGTFAIVDQFVDRTTQRPGSFFGSGLVGHVSMADPTCERLGAFAAAAFSAVGGTVAEGATYLAMEGPQFSSRAESRLYRDWGCDVIGMTALPEARLAREAELPYALVGMVTDYDCWRDDRAAVDVAEIVAQMAANGRIARAAVAHLLRHLPPERTPSPIDTALDGAIMTAPAQRDTTLIQRNAAILARVLG, encoded by the coding sequence GTGAACACACAATGGACGATCGGCATCATCGGCGGCTCCGGCCTGTACGCGATCGACGGGCTGGAGGACGCCGAATGGCGCACCGTCGACACGCCATGGGGCATGCCGAGCGATGACATCCTGTTCGGGCGGGTCGGCGCGGTCGCGATCCGCTTCCTCCCCCGTCACGGCCGCGGCCACGTCCACCTGCCCGGCGAAATCCCCGCGCGCGCCAATATCGACGCGCTCAAGCGCGCCGGCTGCACCGATCTGCTCGCGATCTCCTCGGTCGGCGCGTTACAGGAGGAGTTGCCGCCAGGCACCTTCGCGATCGTCGACCAGTTCGTGGATCGCACCACGCAGCGCCCCGGCTCGTTCTTCGGCAGCGGCCTGGTCGGGCACGTTTCGATGGCGGACCCGACCTGCGAGCGGCTCGGCGCCTTCGCCGCCGCCGCCTTCTCCGCCGTCGGCGGGACGGTCGCCGAGGGGGCCACCTATCTCGCGATGGAAGGGCCGCAATTCTCGTCGCGCGCCGAAAGCCGCCTCTACCGCGACTGGGGCTGCGACGTGATCGGGATGACGGCGCTGCCGGAGGCGCGGCTCGCCCGCGAGGCCGAGCTGCCCTATGCGCTGGTCGGCATGGTCACCGATTACGATTGCTGGCGCGACGATCGCGCCGCGGTCGACGTGGCCGAAATCGTCGCGCAGATGGCCGCCAACGGCCGCATCGCGCGCGCCGCGGTCGCGCATCTGCTTCGCCACCTGCCGCCCGAACGCACCCCGTCGCCGATCGACACCGCGCTCGACGGCGCGATCATGACCGCGCCCGCGCAGCGGGATACCACCTTGATCCAGCGCAATGCCGCCATCCTCGCGCGGGTGCTCGGTTGA
- a CDS encoding HD-GYP domain-containing protein produces MLVTIKTEDARIGMFVHAVAGGWMASPFWRSQLVLTRTSEIRKLRDAGIGEIVIDVAKGVAPEGAATAVRAMDGDMAEVAAVVDDMPAARPRRSRRSAEERALDRAQATVDASKRVVSAVFDDVRLGKAVNVAAIAPLVEQIAESMTRDPGALLAVTRLRTKDEYTYIHSIAVAALLIHFAHHLELPEAQVHDLGLAGLLHDIGKMAVPKALLEKPGKLDPPEMAVLRNHPERGHALLCAGPPVPEVVLDVCLHHHERVDGRGYPHGIPAARLSLPARMSAICDVYDAVTSNRPYKCAWSASDALARMWSWTGHFDEDLLMRFIDSIGIYPVGGLVRLRSNRLALVIEGNDGDPTAPRVRPFYDIPQQRVIAASDLAAVRDVDPIQRAERGAYWFGDEWPATKAAVFAGMIANARAEALEPGAASSFQEASS; encoded by the coding sequence GTGCTGGTAACGATCAAGACCGAAGATGCGCGGATCGGGATGTTCGTCCACGCGGTGGCAGGGGGATGGATGGCCAGCCCGTTCTGGCGCTCGCAGCTGGTGCTCACCCGCACCAGCGAGATCCGTAAATTGCGCGACGCCGGCATCGGCGAGATCGTGATCGACGTGGCGAAAGGTGTCGCGCCGGAGGGCGCGGCGACTGCGGTGCGCGCGATGGACGGCGATATGGCAGAGGTCGCGGCCGTCGTCGACGACATGCCGGCGGCGCGTCCGCGGCGCTCGCGCCGTTCCGCGGAGGAGCGCGCGCTCGATCGCGCGCAGGCGACCGTCGACGCGTCCAAGCGCGTCGTCAGCGCGGTGTTCGACGACGTGCGGCTCGGCAAGGCCGTGAACGTTGCGGCGATCGCGCCGCTCGTCGAGCAGATCGCCGAATCGATGACGCGCGATCCCGGCGCGTTGCTGGCGGTGACGCGGCTGCGCACCAAGGACGAATACACCTATATCCACTCGATTGCGGTCGCCGCGCTGCTTATCCATTTCGCGCATCACCTGGAACTGCCCGAAGCGCAGGTGCACGATCTCGGGCTGGCCGGGCTGCTCCACGACATCGGCAAGATGGCGGTGCCAAAGGCGCTGCTGGAAAAACCGGGCAAGCTCGATCCGCCGGAAATGGCGGTGTTGCGCAACCATCCGGAGCGCGGGCATGCGCTGCTGTGCGCCGGGCCCCCGGTGCCCGAGGTGGTGCTGGACGTCTGCCTGCATCATCACGAGCGCGTCGACGGGCGCGGCTACCCGCACGGCATTCCGGCGGCGCGATTGAGCCTGCCGGCACGGATGAGCGCGATCTGCGACGTCTATGACGCGGTCACCTCGAACCGGCCCTACAAATGCGCGTGGTCGGCAAGCGACGCGCTGGCACGCATGTGGTCGTGGACCGGACACTTCGACGAAGACCTGTTGATGCGCTTCATCGACAGCATCGGTATCTATCCGGTCGGCGGGCTGGTGCGGTTGCGCTCCAACCGACTGGCGCTGGTGATCGAGGGCAATGACGGCGATCCGACCGCGCCGCGCGTCCGGCCCTTCTACGACATCCCGCAGCAGCGCGTGATCGCAGCGAGCGACCTGGCTGCGGTGCGCGACGTCGACCCGATCCAGCGCGCCGAACGCGGCGCTTACTGGTTCGGCGACGAATGGCCCGCGACGAAGGCGGCGGTCTTCGCCGGCATGATCGCGAACGCGCGGGCGGAAGCGCTCGAACCCGGCGCCGCCTCCTCTTTCCAGGAAGCGTCGTCATGA
- a CDS encoding DNA-3-methyladenine glycosylase family protein encodes MGLSAADLNAGLDALAAREPAFAAALERVGYPAPRIRARGYATLLRTIVGQQVSVKAADAVWRKLEALGDPTDPDVVAGLDDDSLRACGFSRQKTGYARSLAEEVTTGRLDLDHLPADDEEAIAQLVRVKGIGRWSAEVYLLFAEGRPDIWPAGDLAVQIETGRILGHPERPSEKLTRDLAEPWRPYRGAAAIFTWHHYGAGADAAPV; translated from the coding sequence ATGGGGCTGAGCGCTGCTGACCTCAACGCCGGGCTCGACGCTCTGGCCGCACGCGAACCGGCATTCGCCGCGGCGCTGGAACGCGTCGGCTACCCCGCACCCCGTATCCGCGCGCGCGGCTATGCCACCTTGCTGCGCACGATCGTCGGCCAGCAGGTGAGCGTGAAGGCCGCCGACGCGGTGTGGCGCAAGCTGGAGGCGCTCGGCGACCCGACCGATCCGGACGTCGTCGCCGGGCTGGACGACGACAGTCTGCGCGCCTGCGGCTTCTCGCGGCAAAAGACCGGTTACGCGCGCAGCCTCGCCGAGGAGGTCACCACCGGCCGCCTCGACCTCGACCATCTACCCGCCGATGACGAGGAAGCGATCGCGCAGCTCGTCCGTGTCAAGGGCATCGGCCGCTGGTCGGCGGAGGTCTACCTGCTCTTCGCGGAGGGCCGCCCCGACATCTGGCCGGCCGGGGACCTGGCGGTGCAGATCGAGACCGGCCGCATCCTCGGCCATCCGGAGCGGCCCAGCGAGAAGCTGACCCGCGACCTCGCCGAGCCGTGGCGGCCGTACCGCGGCGCGGCGGCGATCTTCACGTGGCACCATTACGGCGCCGGCGCGGACGCCGCGCCGGTCTGA
- a CDS encoding sensor domain-containing diguanylate cyclase, protein MRTAFDRARRALNFLELHQLDPSPAHFEFALAVICAPGSKLSEAVALYTDGGLRLTAAAVHMLVERYLSPPRGQTLDRRERTVARQAQELGTLTTDAHHLAEALGRDMGAFVAQSGGEQDNLPGAATDFVVRLSDAERELAALRSEVVLLRDNIVPMPLPEDTGRDDLTQALNRSGARGLMERADESGAGHVVLAFSVDALEAINDRYGRAVGDNILNAFAATLHQAFDDEELIRWSGNEFLFIIRELPASAARLRTEQALASFAARRLRLRGSGEPIGTVTASAGMAVGHPGAQEQSLILARSHAALAAGRGGNQLEG, encoded by the coding sequence ATGAGGACGGCTTTCGACCGCGCGCGCCGCGCGCTCAACTTCCTCGAACTGCATCAACTCGATCCGTCGCCCGCGCATTTCGAGTTCGCGCTGGCGGTGATCTGCGCGCCCGGCTCGAAGCTGTCGGAGGCGGTCGCGCTCTACACCGACGGCGGACTGCGCCTCACCGCTGCGGCGGTGCACATGCTGGTCGAGCGCTATCTGTCGCCGCCGCGCGGACAGACGCTGGACCGCCGCGAACGCACCGTCGCGCGACAGGCGCAGGAACTTGGCACGCTCACCACCGACGCGCATCACCTGGCCGAGGCGCTCGGCCGCGACATGGGCGCGTTCGTCGCCCAATCGGGCGGCGAGCAGGACAACCTTCCCGGCGCCGCCACCGACTTCGTCGTCCGGCTGTCGGATGCCGAGCGTGAACTCGCGGCGTTGCGCAGTGAGGTCGTGCTGCTGCGCGACAACATCGTTCCGATGCCACTTCCGGAGGATACCGGTCGCGACGACCTGACGCAGGCGCTCAACCGCAGCGGTGCGCGCGGGCTGATGGAGCGCGCCGACGAAAGCGGCGCCGGCCATGTCGTGCTCGCGTTCAGCGTCGACGCGCTGGAGGCGATCAACGACCGCTACGGTCGCGCGGTCGGCGACAACATCCTCAACGCCTTCGCCGCGACGCTGCACCAGGCGTTCGACGACGAGGAGCTGATCCGCTGGAGCGGCAACGAATTCCTCTTCATCATCCGCGAGCTGCCCGCCAGCGCCGCGCGGCTCCGCACCGAACAGGCGCTCGCGTCCTTCGCCGCGCGTCGCCTGCGGCTGCGCGGCTCGGGCGAGCCGATCGGGACCGTCACCGCCTCGGCGGGGATGGCGGTCGGCCACCCGGGCGCGCAGGAGCAATCACTGATCCTCGCCCGCTCCCACGCCGCGCTCGCCGCCGGCCGCGGCGGCAACCAGCTCGAGGGCTGA
- a CDS encoding Nramp family divalent metal transporter codes for MTPTVRSLGDSFASVPVPHGAGFWRKLLAFVGPGWLVAVGYMDPGNWATDIAGGSAFGYTLLSVVLLSNLMAIVLQSLSARLGIGAGLDLAQACRRHSSRPVSWMLWLLAEVAIVACDLAEVLGTAIALKLLFGMPLLYGVLVTVLDVFLILALQRYGFRRLEAFIAALLIVIAGCFAFELFWARPDWGAAAAGLVPSPEIMRNPAMLYIAIGILGATVMPHNLYLHSSIVQTRAYGDDEANRHEALKMATIDSTVALGLAFFINAAILMLAAAAFHSAGRFEVAEIEDAHRLLAPMLGVGAASVLFAVALLASGQNSTVTGTLAGQIVMEGFLDIRLAPWLRRLVTRAIAIVPAVVVVASTGDRGATNLLVLSQVILSLQLPFAVIPLVLYTGNRALMGSFAAPRWLAALAWLIAVVIVVLNGYLLWGMAVG; via the coding sequence ATGACCCCCACCGTCCGCTCGCTCGGCGATAGCTTCGCCTCCGTTCCCGTGCCGCATGGCGCCGGCTTCTGGCGCAAGCTGCTGGCCTTCGTCGGCCCCGGCTGGCTGGTCGCGGTCGGCTATATGGACCCGGGCAATTGGGCGACCGACATCGCGGGTGGCTCCGCGTTCGGCTATACCTTGCTCAGCGTGGTGCTGCTGTCGAACCTGATGGCGATCGTGCTGCAATCGCTGTCGGCGCGGCTCGGTATCGGCGCCGGGCTCGATCTGGCGCAGGCGTGCCGGCGGCATTCGTCGCGGCCGGTATCGTGGATGCTGTGGCTGCTGGCCGAGGTCGCGATCGTGGCCTGCGATCTCGCCGAGGTGCTCGGCACCGCGATCGCGCTGAAGCTGCTGTTCGGGATGCCGCTGCTCTACGGCGTGCTCGTCACCGTCCTCGACGTGTTCCTGATCCTCGCGCTGCAGCGCTACGGCTTCCGCCGGCTGGAGGCTTTCATCGCCGCGCTGCTGATCGTCATCGCCGGCTGCTTCGCGTTCGAGCTGTTCTGGGCGCGGCCGGATTGGGGCGCGGCGGCGGCGGGGCTGGTCCCCTCGCCCGAGATCATGCGCAATCCCGCGATGCTCTATATCGCGATCGGCATCCTTGGCGCGACGGTGATGCCGCACAACCTCTATCTGCATTCCTCGATCGTGCAGACCCGCGCCTATGGCGATGATGAGGCGAACCGCCACGAAGCGCTGAAAATGGCGACGATCGATTCGACCGTCGCACTCGGGCTCGCCTTCTTCATCAACGCCGCGATCCTGATGCTCGCCGCCGCCGCCTTTCACAGCGCGGGGCGGTTCGAGGTCGCCGAGATCGAGGATGCGCACCGCCTGCTCGCCCCGATGCTGGGCGTCGGCGCGGCCAGCGTACTGTTCGCGGTCGCCCTCCTCGCCAGCGGGCAGAATTCGACGGTCACCGGCACGCTTGCCGGGCAGATCGTGATGGAGGGCTTTCTCGACATCCGGCTCGCGCCGTGGCTGCGCCGGCTGGTGACGCGCGCGATCGCGATCGTCCCCGCGGTGGTGGTGGTCGCCTCGACCGGCGACCGTGGTGCGACGAACCTGCTGGTGCTCAGCCAGGTGATCCTCAGCCTGCAACTGCCGTTCGCGGTGATCCCGCTGGTGCTCTACACCGGCAACCGCGCGCTGATGGGCAGCTTCGCCGCGCCGCGCTGGCTGGCCGCGCTGGCCTGGCTGATCGCGGTGGTGATCGTGGTGCTGAACGGCTATCTGCTGTGGGGCATGGCGGTCGGCTGA
- a CDS encoding 2Fe-2S iron-sulfur cluster-binding protein: MAKLIVETRSGEERELEGQAGFSVMEVIRDAGIDEILALCGGCCSCATCHVHVDPAFADRLPAMSEDENDLLDAAAERDATSRLSCQIEFGPALDGLRVRIAAED, translated from the coding sequence ATGGCCAAGCTTATCGTCGAGACCCGCAGCGGGGAAGAACGCGAACTGGAAGGTCAGGCGGGTTTTTCGGTGATGGAGGTGATCCGCGACGCCGGCATCGACGAGATACTGGCGCTGTGCGGCGGCTGTTGCAGCTGCGCGACGTGCCACGTGCATGTCGATCCCGCCTTTGCCGACCGGCTGCCGGCGATGAGCGAGGACGAGAACGACCTGCTGGATGCGGCGGCGGAGCGCGACGCGACCTCGCGATTGTCGTGCCAGATCGAGTTCGGGCCGGCGCTGGACGGCCTGCGCGTCAGGATCGCCGCGGAGGATTGA
- a CDS encoding TrmH family RNA methyltransferase: protein MARRGHRPSQAPGNRPRFWGRHAVLAALANPERVVRKIWGTREALAGLDLPPALPVVFADVADLGRLVPSDAPHQGMVAEVDPLEDVWLGDLLEQGAADDAGRPRPLVVLDQVTDPHNVGAILRSAAAFDALGIITQDRHAPPESGALARSASGALESVPWVRVVNLARALEEMAEAGYWRIGLTGHATQTLPQSLAEIGTSRRIAIVLGAEGEGMRQNTETHCDELAKLPISGRVESLNVSNAAAIALYAVTAREPG from the coding sequence ATGGCGCGTCGCGGCCACCGCCCCAGCCAGGCGCCCGGCAACCGCCCGCGCTTCTGGGGCCGCCACGCCGTCCTCGCGGCGCTCGCCAATCCCGAGCGGGTCGTGCGCAAGATCTGGGGCACGCGTGAGGCGCTGGCCGGCCTGGACCTGCCGCCCGCGCTGCCGGTGGTGTTCGCCGACGTCGCCGATCTCGGCCGGCTGGTGCCCTCCGACGCGCCGCACCAGGGAATGGTGGCGGAAGTCGACCCGCTCGAGGACGTGTGGCTGGGCGACCTGCTCGAACAGGGCGCTGCCGACGATGCCGGGCGTCCGCGTCCGCTGGTGGTGCTCGATCAGGTGACGGACCCGCACAACGTCGGCGCGATCCTGCGCTCCGCCGCCGCGTTCGACGCGCTCGGCATCATCACGCAGGACCGGCATGCGCCCCCCGAATCGGGTGCGCTCGCACGCTCGGCCAGCGGCGCGCTGGAATCGGTGCCGTGGGTACGCGTCGTCAATCTCGCCCGCGCGCTCGAGGAGATGGCAGAGGCCGGCTATTGGCGGATCGGGCTGACCGGCCACGCCACGCAGACGCTGCCGCAATCGCTGGCCGAGATCGGCACGTCGCGCCGCATCGCGATCGTGCTCGGCGCGGAGGGCGAAGGGATGCGCCAGAACACCGAGACGCATTGCGACGAACTGGCGAAGCTGCCGATCTCCGGCCGGGTCGAGAGCCTGAACGTGTCCAACGCCGCCGCGATCGCGCTTTACGCAGTGACCGCGCGCGAGCCGGGATGA
- the dapF gene encoding diaminopimelate epimerase: MECRFIKCHGSGNDFPLVDGRMLSLSDADWGQLARALGDRAGPVGGDGLLVLTAGDEQAAFGMRMFNSDGSEAETCLNGLRCVARAGFEALGIDHAVVRLKTSRATVAAAAPLATSVYTIEETAGPATLDLADWPLAGAGARLIDAPLASLSPAQRFTAVAMPNPHLVGFVDRIDEEELVRIGQLCEAAPAWLPNRANVSFVEVRDPVTLFVRTFERGVGLTDSCGSAMAASTYAACLTGRIGYDRDVTVLNRGGLVRARAAADAMVTLYGNATWEWEGEVIVDLAQARAGDLRVLRHHDAEIAAWAQVADAAR, encoded by the coding sequence ATGGAATGCCGCTTCATCAAATGCCACGGCTCGGGCAACGACTTCCCGCTCGTCGACGGCCGCATGCTTTCGCTGTCGGACGCCGACTGGGGGCAACTCGCACGCGCGCTCGGCGATCGTGCCGGGCCGGTCGGCGGCGACGGCCTGCTCGTGCTCACCGCCGGTGACGAACAGGCGGCCTTTGGAATGCGGATGTTCAACAGCGACGGGTCGGAGGCCGAGACCTGCCTCAACGGGCTGCGCTGCGTCGCGCGCGCCGGGTTCGAGGCGCTGGGGATCGACCACGCGGTCGTCCGGCTGAAGACCAGCCGCGCCACCGTCGCCGCCGCCGCCCCGCTCGCGACGTCGGTCTATACGATCGAGGAAACCGCCGGTCCCGCCACGCTCGACCTCGCGGATTGGCCGCTCGCCGGCGCCGGGGCGCGGCTGATCGACGCGCCGCTCGCGTCGCTATCGCCTGCGCAGCGGTTCACCGCGGTCGCGATGCCCAATCCGCATCTCGTCGGCTTCGTCGATCGCATCGACGAGGAGGAACTGGTCCGCATCGGGCAGCTGTGCGAGGCGGCGCCGGCCTGGCTGCCGAACCGCGCCAACGTCTCGTTCGTCGAGGTGCGCGACCCCGTTACACTGTTCGTGCGCACGTTCGAACGCGGCGTCGGGCTGACCGACAGTTGCGGCAGCGCGATGGCCGCCTCCACCTACGCCGCGTGCCTCACCGGGCGGATCGGCTACGATCGCGATGTGACGGTGCTTAACCGCGGCGGCCTCGTCCGGGCCCGCGCCGCCGCGGACGCGATGGTCACGCTTTACGGCAACGCCACATGGGAGTGGGAAGGCGAAGTGATCGTCGACCTCGCCCAGGCACGCGCTGGCGACTTGCGCGTGCTGCGCCACCACGATGCCGAGATCGCGGCCTGGGCACAGGTCGCCGACGCCGCGCGCTGA
- a CDS encoding sensor domain-containing diguanylate cyclase: MTLPSSTIPVAARRRRRVLGWFGGDHAEASAEGTPAAAVAAERRITLRRRLFDDIGTLVFAHGLTPSPRAYGVLHAYVSGEDPRTGAAVADRLRDPAGLSDAVVARIAEDNDALQTGALGQIAEALEARIADCLTAAGESRGTAETFGTALHEEAGRLRSDPHATLERIIALTERAVEATRLVETKLQRARAEADRLRHDLQDARRAAEHDHLTGLPNRRSFEARLRNVLAEPGPRHAAVALIDIDDFKQVNDRFGHPAGDRVLKFVAGFLRAQLRRKVLVARYGGEEFALLFEDMSLDDAAAALDDARERLSRRSLVHQDSGEAIGRVTFSAGIVVVGGGDDVLRAADLALYAAKNAGKNRVMRGGNQIG; this comes from the coding sequence ATGACCTTGCCCTCGTCCACTATTCCCGTCGCGGCGCGACGCCGTCGCCGTGTGCTCGGCTGGTTCGGCGGTGATCATGCCGAAGCGTCGGCGGAGGGCACGCCCGCGGCAGCAGTGGCGGCGGAGCGCCGCATCACGTTGCGGCGGCGACTGTTCGACGACATCGGAACGCTGGTGTTCGCGCATGGGCTGACACCGTCACCACGCGCCTACGGCGTGCTGCACGCCTATGTGTCGGGCGAGGACCCGAGGACGGGCGCGGCGGTGGCGGATCGGTTGCGCGATCCCGCGGGGCTGAGCGACGCCGTGGTCGCGCGGATCGCCGAAGATAACGACGCGCTGCAGACAGGTGCGCTCGGGCAGATCGCCGAGGCGCTGGAAGCGCGGATCGCCGACTGCCTGACGGCGGCGGGTGAATCACGTGGCACCGCCGAGACGTTCGGGACGGCGCTGCATGAGGAGGCCGGGCGGCTGCGGAGCGACCCGCACGCGACGCTGGAGCGAATCATCGCGCTGACGGAACGTGCGGTGGAGGCAACGCGGCTGGTGGAGACCAAGCTGCAACGCGCCCGCGCGGAAGCGGACCGCCTGCGCCACGACCTGCAGGACGCGCGCCGCGCCGCCGAGCATGACCATCTGACCGGTCTGCCCAACCGGCGCAGCTTCGAAGCACGGCTGCGCAACGTGCTTGCGGAACCGGGGCCGCGACATGCCGCGGTGGCGTTGATCGACATCGACGACTTCAAGCAGGTCAACGACCGCTTCGGCCACCCGGCCGGTGACCGCGTGCTGAAGTTCGTCGCCGGGTTCCTGCGCGCACAGCTTCGCCGCAAGGTGCTGGTGGCGCGCTACGGCGGCGAGGAGTTCGCGCTGCTGTTCGAGGACATGTCGCTGGATGATGCGGCAGCCGCGCTGGACGACGCGCGCGAACGGCTGTCGCGCCGTTCGCTGGTCCATCAGGATAGCGGCGAGGCGATCGGGCGTGTGACCTTCTCGGCCGGGATCGTGGTGGTCGGCGGAGGCGACGACGTGCTGCGTGCCGCCGATCTGGCGCTCTATGCGGCGAAGAATGCGGGCAAGAACCGCGTGATGCGCGGAGGCAACCAGATCGGCTGA
- the ychF gene encoding redox-regulated ATPase YchF, whose translation MGFRCGIVGLPNVGKSTLFNALTETAAAQAANYPFCTIEPNVGNVGVPDPRLSKLAAIAGSAKIIETQLGFVDIAGLVRGASKGEGLGNQFLGNIREVDAIVHVLRCFENDDIQHVDNRVDPIADAETVETELMLSDLDSLEKRVPNLAKKGQQGDKEAKLGALVLGRALDLLREGKPARLTQVADPEEQRVLDQAQLLTAKPVLYVCNVNEEDAANGNAFSARVFEKAAAEGAQAVVVSAAIEAEIATMPPEDRPEFLAELGLEETGLARVIRAGYALLHLLTFFTVGPKEARAWTIEAGSKAPQAAGAIHSDFERGFIRAETTAFDDYIACNGEAGARDAGKLRQEGKEYVVHDGDVLLFRFNV comes from the coding sequence ATGGGTTTCCGCTGCGGCATCGTGGGCCTGCCCAACGTCGGCAAGTCCACTCTCTTCAACGCGCTGACCGAGACGGCCGCGGCGCAGGCGGCGAACTATCCGTTCTGCACGATCGAGCCGAACGTCGGCAACGTCGGCGTCCCCGATCCGCGCCTGTCGAAGCTCGCCGCGATCGCCGGCTCGGCCAAGATCATCGAGACGCAGCTCGGCTTCGTCGACATCGCCGGGCTGGTGCGCGGCGCCAGCAAGGGCGAAGGGCTGGGCAACCAGTTCCTCGGCAATATCCGCGAAGTGGACGCGATCGTCCACGTCCTGCGCTGTTTCGAGAACGACGACATCCAGCACGTCGACAACCGCGTCGATCCGATCGCCGATGCCGAGACGGTCGAGACCGAGTTGATGCTCTCCGATCTCGACAGCCTCGAAAAGCGCGTGCCCAATCTCGCCAAGAAGGGCCAGCAGGGCGACAAGGAGGCCAAGCTGGGCGCTCTTGTCCTAGGCCGCGCGCTCGATCTGCTGCGCGAGGGCAAGCCGGCGCGCCTGACGCAGGTCGCCGATCCGGAGGAGCAGCGCGTGCTCGACCAGGCGCAGCTGCTCACCGCCAAGCCGGTGCTCTACGTCTGCAACGTCAACGAGGAAGATGCCGCGAACGGCAACGCCTTCTCCGCCCGCGTGTTCGAGAAGGCGGCGGCCGAGGGTGCGCAGGCGGTGGTCGTCTCCGCCGCGATCGAGGCCGAGATCGCCACGATGCCGCCCGAGGACCGGCCCGAGTTCCTCGCCGAACTCGGTCTGGAGGAGACCGGCCTCGCCCGCGTCATCCGCGCCGGCTACGCGCTGCTCCACCTGCTGACCTTCTTCACCGTCGGCCCCAAGGAGGCCCGCGCGTGGACGATCGAGGCCGGGTCGAAGGCACCGCAGGCGGCGGGTGCGATCCACTCCGACTTCGAACGCGGCTTCATCCGCGCGGAAACGACCGCGTTCGACGACTACATCGCCTGCAATGGCGAAGCGGGCGCGCGTGATGCGGGCAAGCTGCGTCAGGAGGGCAAGGAATATGTCGTCCACGACGGCGACGTCCTGCTCTTCCGCTTCAACGTCTAG